One Nostoc punctiforme PCC 73102 DNA window includes the following coding sequences:
- a CDS encoding non-ribosomal peptide synthetase → MQKKVIKGFRLSPQQKHLWLLQQGQATLPYRAQCAIQIEGNFNRKIFETVLGNLLNRHEILRTTFRCLPGMDIPLQIISDPLPVGIVGRGSDRIFPSIHEHNFRELTPQAQEGKIEALFQEVSQLAADFEQDSLLHLALVELSDDRYTLLIGLPAVYADAGTLKNLVREISVSYAACLDGEQLFDEPMQYADISEILNDLLESEETKAGREYWCQQDFTDLFTLKLTSENQPPIEPGFSPQFLADAIADELAAEIKAIAQKYETTTEVVLLTCFAIFLWRLTQQSRIMIGTVCDGRNYEGLESAFGLFAKYLPLVCHLEENWTFSEILQQVNELSHQNAQWQEYFTQEQTGEATSFFPFCFEFEHRQAKYSVDNNLSLSVYQQSAYIDRFKVKLSCLCREDSLGYEFHYDANLFPTEDIKRLAGQFQTLLESVANNPEAVISRLEILSDRHRQQLLIEFNNTKTIYPNDKCIHHLFQEQVERTPDNIAVISGKERLTYGSLNARANQLAYYLQRLGVGPDVLVGICVERSPLMMVVVLGILKAGGAYVPIEATYPLERQAYIIADSNVPILLTQQHLAASLPTKGTKVICLDTNWEDIAQENIANPVSQTTPENLAYIIYTSGSTGKPKGTLIPHRGLVNYLSWCTQAYTVEQGTGTLVHSPLGFDLTITSLFSPLLVGSQVKLLPENQGIEMLYTALSQSSNLSLVKLTPAHLELLAQQFSPQEAAGRTRAFIIGGENLLAQNIAFWQKYAPDTILVNEYGPTETVVGCCIYQVNNKQQSGSIPIGHPIANTQLYVLDRHLQPVPIGLVGELHIGGQGMARGYLNLPELTAEKFIPNSFSNEPGERLYKTGDLARYRCDGTLEFLGRIDNQVKLRGFRIELGEIEAALLEHPGVQESVVVVHEDVSGNQRLVAYIVLRADLSTSISELSQFLKPKLPEYMVPSVYLQLDALPLTSNGKIDRKSLSVVEKLRPELKVTYLPPTTELEQTIAAVWQEVLHLEKVGIHDNFFDIGGHSLLIAQVHSQLKELLEQDLSIIELLEHPTIDSLAKYLNEGKDAQLEVEQVRDRAWKQKEVINRQKQLRTKR, encoded by the coding sequence ATGCAAAAGAAAGTTATCAAAGGTTTTCGACTTTCACCACAGCAGAAGCATCTATGGTTGTTACAACAAGGGCAGGCAACGCTACCTTATCGCGCTCAGTGTGCTATCCAAATTGAGGGAAATTTCAACAGAAAAATTTTCGAGACGGTTTTAGGAAATCTCTTAAATCGACATGAAATTTTGCGTACTACTTTTCGTTGTTTGCCGGGTATGGATATTCCCCTGCAAATTATTAGCGATCCCCTACCTGTAGGAATTGTTGGTAGAGGAAGCGATCGCATATTTCCATCAATTCACGAGCATAATTTTAGGGAGCTGACTCCGCAAGCACAAGAAGGTAAAATTGAGGCACTTTTTCAGGAAGTAAGTCAGCTAGCTGCCGATTTTGAGCAAGATTCACTTTTGCATCTGGCTTTGGTTGAATTGTCCGATGATAGATATACATTGCTGATCGGTTTGCCTGCTGTCTATGCGGATGCCGGAACGCTGAAAAATTTAGTGCGTGAAATCAGTGTTTCTTATGCAGCTTGCTTAGATGGCGAACAGCTATTTGATGAACCGATGCAGTATGCTGATATATCGGAAATTCTCAATGACTTACTTGAGTCAGAAGAGACAAAAGCTGGAAGAGAGTATTGGTGTCAGCAAGATTTTACCGATCTTTTTACTTTAAAGCTCACAAGCGAAAACCAGCCTCCGATTGAACCAGGATTCTCACCTCAGTTTCTTGCCGATGCGATCGCTGATGAGTTAGCAGCAGAGATTAAAGCGATCGCCCAGAAGTATGAAACTACCACAGAAGTCGTTTTACTAACTTGCTTTGCAATTTTCCTCTGGCGACTCACACAACAGTCAAGGATTATGATTGGTACTGTCTGTGATGGTCGAAACTATGAGGGATTAGAGTCAGCTTTCGGGCTATTTGCAAAATATTTACCGCTTGTTTGTCATCTGGAAGAAAACTGGACATTTAGCGAGATTTTGCAGCAAGTTAACGAACTTAGCCATCAGAATGCTCAATGGCAGGAGTATTTTACCCAAGAACAGACTGGGGAAGCTACTTCCTTCTTCCCCTTTTGTTTCGAGTTTGAACACAGACAAGCAAAGTATTCTGTAGACAATAATTTATCACTTTCCGTTTATCAGCAGTCCGCATATATTGACAGATTTAAAGTAAAACTCTCTTGTCTGTGTAGGGAAGACTCTTTGGGTTACGAATTTCACTATGATGCCAATTTATTCCCAACTGAGGATATCAAACGTTTGGCGGGACAATTTCAGACTTTGTTAGAAAGCGTCGCCAATAATCCGGAAGCCGTAATTAGTCGCTTAGAGATTCTGAGCGATCGCCACCGGCAGCAATTGCTGATTGAGTTCAACAATACAAAAACCATTTATCCAAATGACAAGTGTATCCACCATCTATTCCAAGAACAAGTAGAGCGAACTCCAGATAACATTGCCGTGATATCTGGGAAGGAGCGACTAACCTATGGTTCGCTCAACGCCAGAGCAAATCAACTCGCCTACTACCTCCAGCGACTGGGAGTTGGGCCAGATGTACTAGTGGGGATTTGTGTAGAGCGTTCCCCACTGATGATGGTTGTAGTATTGGGCATTCTCAAAGCTGGTGGAGCCTACGTACCGATTGAAGCAACCTATCCACTGGAACGACAAGCCTACATCATCGCGGATAGTAATGTACCGATACTATTGACTCAGCAGCATTTAGCAGCTAGCTTACCCACAAAGGGAACCAAAGTCATTTGCCTAGATACTAATTGGGAAGACATAGCCCAGGAAAATATAGCCAACCCGGTTAGTCAAACAACCCCTGAAAACTTGGCATACATTATCTATACCTCTGGTTCCACTGGCAAGCCCAAGGGAACATTGATTCCCCACCGAGGGCTAGTTAATTACCTAAGTTGGTGTACGCAAGCTTACACAGTCGAGCAAGGAACAGGGACGCTAGTTCACTCACCTTTAGGATTTGACCTCACAATTACAAGTCTATTTTCACCCTTACTAGTGGGTTCTCAAGTAAAGCTGCTGCCAGAAAACCAAGGCATCGAGATGCTTTACACTGCTCTTAGCCAAAGCTCTAATTTAAGCTTGGTCAAACTTACACCTGCTCATTTAGAGTTATTGGCTCAACAGTTCTCTCCTCAAGAAGCAGCAGGTCGGACGCGAGCTTTTATCATCGGGGGTGAAAATTTATTGGCGCAGAACATTGCTTTCTGGCAAAAGTATGCCCCTGACACCATACTAGTGAATGAATACGGGCCAACCGAAACCGTAGTTGGCTGTTGCATTTACCAGGTAAATAACAAACAGCAGTCAGGCTCAATTCCTATTGGTCATCCGATCGCCAACACCCAACTTTACGTGTTAGATCGACACTTGCAGCCAGTGCCAATTGGTCTTGTAGGCGAACTGCACATTGGCGGTCAAGGAATGGCACGAGGTTATCTGAATCTGCCTGAACTGACAGCCGAAAAGTTTATTCCCAATTCCTTCAGCAATGAACCAGGGGAGCGTTTGTACAAAACAGGCGACTTGGCTCGTTATCGTTGTGATGGGACTCTTGAGTTTCTGGGACGGATTGATAACCAAGTCAAGCTTCGAGGTTTCCGCATTGAACTAGGAGAAATTGAAGCGGCTCTTTTAGAGCATCCGGGTGTGCAAGAGTCTGTAGTTGTGGTGCATGAAGATGTCTCAGGCAACCAACGTTTAGTTGCATACATTGTTTTGAGGGCAGATTTATCCACTTCTATCAGCGAACTGAGTCAATTTCTCAAACCAAAGCTACCTGAGTATATGGTCCCCTCAGTTTATTTACAACTGGATGCATTGCCATTAACCTCTAATGGTAAAATAGATAGGAAATCCCTCTCGGTCGTGGAAAAGTTGCGACCAGAGTTGAAAGTTACTTATTTACCACCCACTACTGAGCTGGAACAAACAATTGCTGCTGTTTGGCAAGAGGTACTTCATCTAGAAAAGGTGGGTATTCATGACAACTTTTTTGACATAGGCGGTCATTCGTTGTTAATTGCTCAAGTTCATAGCCAACTCAAGGAACTGTTGGAGCAAGACTTATCAATTATTGAACTGCTTGAGCATCCAACTATAGATTCGTTGGCGAAATATTTAAATGAGGGAAAAGACGCACAGTTAGAAGTAGAGCAAGTTCGCGATCGCGCTTGGAAGCAAAAAGAGGTGATAAATCGCCAAAAACAACTTCGCACAAAGAGATAA
- a CDS encoding TauD/TfdA family dioxygenase, whose amino-acid sequence MKKSPSDKLEIKKLPSLKRQAMSLSQQGLIKTEFIQAGKFLPLIVKPAVEGVNLAVWATRNRSFIETELLKYGGILFRNFKINGVAEFEEFIGSVSGELLEYRERSSPRSHVNGNIYTSTDYPASQSIFLHNENSYQHTWPLKIFFFCITAPQQGGETPIADVRKVFQQINPKIRELFIQKQVMYVRNFGNGFGLPWQTVFQTTSKLEVEEYCRKNGIETEWKDSDFLRTKQVRQAVTKHPITNEILWFNHAAFFHVSSLESTMRESLLAEFRESDLPQNTYYGDGSTIESSVLDEIRSCYQQETLTFPWQEGDILMLDNMLVAHGRAPFVGCRKIVVGMAEPYIHRAI is encoded by the coding sequence AAAGTTGCCAAGCCTAAAGCGGCAAGCTATGAGCTTGTCCCAACAAGGATTAATCAAAACAGAATTTATTCAGGCTGGAAAGTTTTTACCTTTAATAGTCAAGCCTGCTGTTGAAGGAGTCAATCTCGCAGTTTGGGCTACACGCAATCGGTCTTTTATCGAAACAGAATTGCTGAAATATGGAGGAATACTTTTTCGGAACTTTAAGATAAATGGAGTAGCTGAGTTTGAGGAGTTCATCGGATCTGTGTCGGGGGAGTTACTAGAGTATCGAGAACGTTCTTCGCCCCGCAGTCACGTAAATGGTAATATTTATACATCAACTGATTACCCTGCTAGCCAAAGTATTTTTCTACACAACGAAAATTCTTACCAGCATACATGGCCTTTAAAAATATTCTTTTTTTGCATCACAGCGCCGCAGCAGGGAGGAGAAACACCAATTGCCGATGTGAGAAAAGTTTTCCAGCAGATCAACCCAAAAATTAGAGAACTATTTATCCAAAAGCAGGTGATGTATGTTCGCAACTTTGGTAACGGATTTGGTCTTCCCTGGCAAACAGTTTTTCAAACTACGAGCAAGCTAGAAGTCGAAGAATACTGTCGCAAAAATGGTATTGAGACTGAATGGAAAGACAGTGATTTCTTGAGAACGAAACAGGTTCGTCAGGCTGTTACAAAACATCCAATAACTAATGAAATACTCTGGTTTAATCACGCTGCTTTTTTTCACGTATCCAGCTTAGAATCAACGATGCGTGAGTCTCTTTTAGCAGAGTTTAGAGAGTCAGACCTTCCCCAAAATACCTATTATGGTGATGGTTCGACCATTGAATCTTCTGTGTTAGATGAAATTCGCTCTTGCTATCAACAAGAAACGCTTACTTTCCCTTGGCAGGAGGGAGATATTTTAATGCTAGACAATATGCTAGTGGCTCATGGACGTGCGCCATTTGTAGGTTGTCGAAAAATTGTGGTGGGAATGGCTGAACCCTATATTCATAGAGCCATTTAG